The proteins below are encoded in one region of Phyllopteryx taeniolatus isolate TA_2022b chromosome 11, UOR_Ptae_1.2, whole genome shotgun sequence:
- the borcs7 gene encoding BLOC-1-related complex subunit 7 isoform X1, with protein sequence MATTEAQPRFGQSVKGLLSDKVGSCSVDVIALTRQVLKVSRSQELLGQAARNMVIQEDAILHSEDVSMKTLSLRKMSIITTHLQYQQEAIQKNVEHSKNLQDQLMHLLK encoded by the exons ATGGCGACGACCGAAGCTCAACCTCGGTTTGGTCAGTCCGTGAAAGGCTTATTATCCGATAAAGTTGGCTCTTGCAGCGTGGACGTGATCGCCTTGACGCGCCAGGTGCTTAAAGTTTCCCGCAGCCAAGAG CTTTTAGGTCAAGCAGCCAGAAACATGGTCATTCAGGAGGATGCTATCCTACACTCCGAGGACGTAAGTATGAAGACATTG AGTCTAAGAAAAATGTCCATTATAACTACACATTTACAGTATCA GCAAGAGGCCATCCAGAAGAA TGTGGAGCATTCTAAAAACCTACAGGATCAGCTGATGCATCTGCTCAAGTGA
- the borcs7 gene encoding BLOC-1-related complex subunit 7 isoform X2, producing MATTEAQPRFGQSVKGLLSDKVGSCSVDVIALTRQVLKVSRSQELLGQAARNMVIQEDAILHSEDSLRKMSIITTHLQYQQEAIQKNVEHSKNLQDQLMHLLK from the exons ATGGCGACGACCGAAGCTCAACCTCGGTTTGGTCAGTCCGTGAAAGGCTTATTATCCGATAAAGTTGGCTCTTGCAGCGTGGACGTGATCGCCTTGACGCGCCAGGTGCTTAAAGTTTCCCGCAGCCAAGAG CTTTTAGGTCAAGCAGCCAGAAACATGGTCATTCAGGAGGATGCTATCCTACACTCCGAGGAC AGTCTAAGAAAAATGTCCATTATAACTACACATTTACAGTATCA GCAAGAGGCCATCCAGAAGAA TGTGGAGCATTCTAAAAACCTACAGGATCAGCTGATGCATCTGCTCAAGTGA